The window aaattgttattattttgtaacGCAGTACTGGCATGTTTTAGATATAAGTATCTACTGTTTGGATGAAAATTCCATCAATTGATCAGGGATATTATTGATATTATCAGCAACTCTACTGAAATATTAGATGTGCAGAGTAATTTTGTTTACTATGCAGTATTCCACATTGTTTAGGCTGTAAACATGGAAAGTAGATTCTGATTTGTATTATAcatttatttctataaattgtTTGTCGACCACTCAATTGCAGCATTGTGGTTATCGACTTCTTCTTCATAGGCAACTTATTCGGCAAATTTTAGATATGAATGTCATGACAAATTTTCAATATGAATGTCGGTTATACAACTTGTTCCGTTATGGTTGAACTTTCAAGATTGTTATTATAAATGTCATGGTTATGATTAATTCTTGGTTTTAGTGATACTTTTAGAATACCTTTCGTTGTTGTATTTCCTCATTATATTATAtcttttaaatgttagaaacatgtaaagtgatttttatttgttgatgtATGGTATTCTATTTATGACAAACGCATTGCATGGGAAGTTCTATTCGTTGCTTGGAGTCACtagaaattcttttatatatttccCAAAGCTTTTGCTAATGTACTTTTCCTTGTTTGAACTGATGTTCACACTAATATATCTATTGAGTCTGCCTGTATTTTGAGAGTTTGATATATCCGTAAACATTGGCAATTCAAACAATGAAGAACCTTTTTATTGTCTATGATGACTTTGATGAGACTTCAAGTTCTTCAATAATTGAATGCCTATGAACTTGAACcagaaaaagggagaaaaaaaaattaaggcttAAAATGGTGTTATTTTTGCTGTTTTATTTTCTAGGCTTTATGGTGGCAGTTTATGACTTCTTTTGCGACTTACAATCTAATATGCAAGGCTTGAGTTTTATAAGAACTATACCATATCTGAAGCTAGGCTAAAGTTTTGAATAGATCACAAGTCTTGCTGGATTCTTAGAAATAAGCAAGATTGTAGTTTGGCAGCATGATTGTGCCTGAAGTACAAGATTCATGCAACTTAAGCCTATTCTAGCATTCAAAAGATCCACTCTCTCTTCATGAGCCACATTAATTGCCTTTATGGACATTTGCTGCTTTGCAATCTAATTGTGtctattatttaatattatggaTGAAGGAAAAATCAATGTGGTGGATGAATATGAGGTTCCTAAGACCTGTAATTAGAAAATAGGAGTTTTTAAGAACTAGCTCCCTTGTCGCACCTAATCTCAATGATGGGAGTTTCCTACATCACTACAACTAATGCTATTCATGTTATCTGGCTTTGTGAGGAAGATCACCACCCACTCGATCATCATGATAATACTTTCTGGCTTCAAAGGTGATCGGAGACATATCATTTTAAAATGGCAATTGGGGATGTTCCACtacaagaagaaaaggaaatttgaCTTAAGTTTCTGGACATGTTTCAAGAGTGTGGAAACAGGAAAATTcagaaaaagagaagagaatgggaaaaaaaaaaagattaaatggATTATCTCCAATTTGTCACCATGTCATTGCACAAATCATTTATAATGGCCGTGCCTAGGTGGATTGTGGTTCGACTATTCTTTTAGGTTACCATTTGACTTCAGTGTCAATCCACAATAGTTTGGTCACCAAACCTGTTCATCTTCTATTGTGTTCATGTTTgtattattcttttcatttgcACGCCATAGATGACATTCCCAGATCATATGATGCAAAAAAAGAGGGTAAAGAATTAGGAATGAAGCAGGTTTGACAATGCAGATTATGCTTTAAGTTGCTACTCTTATGGaccatggttgcacattataaCTGATGACCGACATATTGTGCATGTGATAACCAATTGCAGAGGGGCATGACTGATCAACGTATGCATACACCAAGGGATCTTTTGAGTTGAATCAACAATCTACTTAAGGTGATGAATTTTTGGGGTAGAGCTGCTTGTTAAGCTATTCATGCTTTCTGCAACTAGGTTTCCAAAAGTTTTACGGCTGTATCTCTGATCAGGTCTACCTTCTTTCCtctgtcttcttcttcttcgcaATAACATGTATATCTGAAAGCAATTTTACATTGGCATTTTTGTCTTTTACGTGCAAATCTGTGGGTGATCAGGTTACTGTGTATCAACTGTAAAGTCAAACTctcacaaacaaaagaaaaatgaacaaatttgcAATTGATTATCAATAATCAAGTGTTCTCCATATGACTTTTTTCATCTAGGATTTTATGTATCTCTCAATTCTTAAGATGTTTTAATGTATATTTTGAAATCTTAAAACATCTGCTGCTATATTAAAAGATCTATCAAttgattgatgatattattGGTATTGTGAGTATCGTTGGATGTCATCAATGCCACTACCAAAATATTAAGATGCATAGAGAAGATTTGTTTGCTGAGCAGTTTTCTATGTTATTTAGGCTTTCAAAAACTTGGCTTTTCTTATTCTGTAAATATCAAAAGTATAATctgatttaaattttaaattacctGTGTTTTTTTGTGCCAATGGGTTCTTGGGTTCTCATCCATTCAAATGCAGGCTTGCAGCAACAGGGCCATTAACTTTATCCTTTTGACGCAACTTATTTGGTGAATGTAAGATAAGATTTTGGTCAATAATCAAGATTCTTATTATAAGTGTCATGTTATAATTAATTCTATGATTTCAATGATTGGCAGAACCATTTTAGTACAAACTGAGGACAAATGTAGTTTAATTAGTATAAGATTCTTAAGATTCCTTTTATAAGGTATTGAACTGTATGCAGTACATTTCCATAATACTTTTTGTCATAGTATTTcgttattattttatacttagACTACATTTGGTTGGTGGGATAGTATaggatgatatatgtatatccTTGGATATCATATTCACCGGATAGTATATGCATatcctaaaatatcattttatttctaatggGATATGATATTCTTGGATATTATATCCAATAGACATGATATACTAAGATATCATTTTTAATGTAATATGTTATGTCATGCTTATATTTGgtttgtaaaatgaataaagaaaaatggaaaacatatttagtgttactaaaaaaattatattgcttatatttggtttaaaataaaaattatattgcattgcaatatttcctaaaaaaaaatgaaatctctcTCATATTTAGGATTCCTTGAAAATTGttcaacaatttaaaatttagtaaataattatttatttattatatttataattaaaatatttaaaatttatattatgttatttaatatatgaaaataatttgtttatatatattaaataatacatatgtattattttataaatatttttttagttctttttaattgcaaatttaatttttctaatcaaaattttttgttttgcaaaataagtgatataagaaaattaaaaaaaaaagattgatgaAAAGTATACATTTATGATACGTGGATATATATTATCTCATATCTCAACTTAAGATTAATATATCTTATATAGAagggatataaaaaaaaggttggatGATATATTCCACTACTCATCGTATTCTGTTTGGTTGAACATATGATGACTGATGAGGAAACTTATCATATTTCATCACAAACCAAATATGATATAGGATATGTTATCCTATCACTTATCCTATCACATGGTAATTccaaccaaccaaacatgaccttgaTGGTTTAGCAGGCTTGGCTTGTGTGACAAGGGGTTGGGATGAGGATCAAGGGGATTCCAGTTGAGATTTGTGTAACAGTAAAAAGAGAATGTATCATGCAAactataaaaatttattgtattacatttaaatgttagaaacatgtaaactaaattttatttgcCAATGTAATCATGTCTGGTATTCCCATCCTCAATGGATATGTTTTATTTGAAGCTTCTTTAACAATATTGTTAGTCCTTTCTGTTGATAAACATTTTGCCTTATATTCCCAAACTtttattggaaatttatttggCAAAGCTTTTATTAAATTCATACTTTTCCTTATTTGACAATTGACACTGATGTTGACACTAACATATCTGTTGAGTCTGTCTATTCTTTAAGATTctgacatatatatattataacatccaattttcaaatggtTAAGTACTGCTGTTTATCATGACGTTGATGAGATTACTAATCCTTAAATCAATAGTGCTTCTGACCTTGAGCCTAAAAAGGGAAGAAGTAAGTGAAGGCTTAAAATGCTGTTGtgtttactaatttattttctcaaacttCTTGGGTAGATTTGAGAATGCCTTTTGCTTCTTCTCCAACATTATGAATTATGATGGTTATCTGACAAGAATAAAATGATATATGGACAAAAATTTCAAGTTGTGTAAAAACTAggaacatttcttttttttttgataggtaaagaaaattcattaagaGCCAAAAGGCTAGAGAAAGGGTATACACGTAGTATACCAAGTACAAAtcagcaaaaaacaaaaggacGAGCAAGCCTGACCCTTACTTGGTGGCTAGCCAGTCAACGAAATCTATCAAAGACAATGTATGATCCTCTATGTATACCctaacccaattcacaaaagtgtacaaaaaaatggatttaatatcTTGATCGTTCCTCTCAATATCGTCGAAAGCccttctattcctttctttccaaatggtccacatTAGGCAGAGGGGggcagctctccaagctttctctcttttcttgcccacaaaagaaccatgccaacccAGGAGGTTTCTTTTcacagaggagtgcatcacccattgcaccccaaaaagggagaaaatcaaAAGCCATAACATTCTAGCTTTTTCACAGAATAGAAGAAGGTGATCTGTGGTTTCCTCCTCTTGTTTACACAGAAAACATCTGTTGGGAATGCTCCAACCAAATCTCTTCAGGCGGTCAGTGGTGAGGAGCCTGTTCCAAGCCGCCTCCCACCCAAAGAAGCTAGCCCTAATTGGAACCCAAGGCGTCCAAATAGTTCTAGCCGGGAAGGGGGGCTTGGTGTCCCTTGAAAGTGAACTGTAAAAAGACTTGACAGAAAACGTcccattcttgttctctttccacCGGAGTAAGTCCTCTACACCTCTTCTAATGGTCAAAGGATGAAGCTTACATAATAAGCTTTCTACTtctcccacctcccaatcattaaggtgCCTGTTAAAACGAAGTCCCCAGCTTCCCCCAACTTCATCTTCCTCCCAAGCCTCAGCTACCCAGCCTTCTTTGTTGACGGAAAGATTAAACAAGATGGGGAAAGCTTCTTCCAAAGCTTGATTTCCGCACCAcaagtccttccaaaatttcactctagTGCCATCCCCTATGGTGAAGCGGGAATGAGAGCGAAAGTTCTCCCAACCATTTCTGATAGCCTTCCAAACTCCCACCCCATAGCGGTCTCTCACTCCTTTGGAGCACCAACCCCCCTCTTGGAGGTCATACTTACTAGAGATAATTTGCTTCCAAAGGGACTCATTCTCATTAGCtaatctccacaaccacttcccaagGAGGGCCTTATTAAAAGTAGATAGACTGCGAATGCCCAGGCCTCCTTTCTTTTTAGTAGCACAAATAGCCTTCCAACTCACCAAGTGGGGTTTATTCTCTAAGGCACCACCGCCccataagaaatccctttggatcttttcaagcCTTGCGCACACTCTCTAAGGAACATTTCTGAAGCAGTACAAGTTGAGGAAATTGTTTGGAAGGCAATTATGTTGCAAGAGAATCATGAGCCTTACTGGGTTTTAAGCAATAAGCAGGAATTTCTGTTTCAGCAGCAGATGGCACCTGAAGAAAAAGATTAAGACTTATTTCTAGCATTCAATAATCCACCCTTATTCATTAGTTGCACTTATTGCCCCTATAGACCTCGATCATTTGCTACTTTTCAATCTAATTATGTCTGTTATTTAATTATATGGTTATAATTTGAATCCACGCTTCCTATTACCTAGTCTTAATAATCTGATCAAGAACTTGGCATCTTCTATTGCATTCATGTTGGTAACTCGttattattcttttcatttgcACACTGTAGGTTGCTTTTCCAAATCATATGATGCAAAAGTAGAGGTAAGTTTCATATAAGATTCTGCACTAATGGCTAGTTTTATGGACAATGGTTGCACATAAACGGATGGATGACATGTTGTGCATGTAATAACCATTTGCAGAGAGGCAGGACTGCTCATCCTATGCATACACCAAGAGATTTTGCAGATTGAGCCTATTATTAATCTAAGGTGATGACTAATAAGTGATGATTTAGTAGCCTGAATATATTTTTCAGGAGTATTTTGTGATATCTCCATCTCCATTTTTATTATTGCTgcaaaaagcaaaaacaatGGAGTCACTGCACCTTCTTTAGTGCATGGTGCTTGAATTCGTCCTCTAGGTTTCTTGTTGGACATGTATTATTCTGTCAATTGGTATATCATTAACTTTGGGTGCATTTCTTGGAAGTTGTAGATGGATGGTGAAGCTAATCATCAACCTAAGCAAGAAAGGTTGAGGACAAGGTGGACAACATCCCTTGATAAGATATTTGCTGACTTAGTAGTCAAACAGATTCAATTGGGAAACAGACCAAACAATGTTTTTGACAAGAAAACATGGAATCGTATACGTGATGAATTCAATGTGCAAACAGATCTCAACTTTAATAACAATCAATTGAGGAAGCACCTGGATGTTCTGCGGACTCGATACTATAATCTCAAATCAGCTTTTGATCAAAATGAATATGCTATGGATGATTCTTGTTGCATTGGGTTTGACCTGTGGGAGGACATTGGGGTACATTTCTTGCCTTCTTTTAATAGCATTGTTGGAAATTCCAGACAAATCCTATTGCTttgtccttttattttcttgtaacaGTTTTATTGTGAGTTCCTGATAGATTGTATTTATTGACACAGCCTCGGCCTGATACAATCAAAATTAAGGACTGCCCCATTTATGATCAACTATGCATGATCTTTACAGAATCAGGGGCTGACGGGAAATATGCCCAGTCGAGTCACTATGAGGAGTTAGATGACAAGTCTGTCGGAATAGGTACTGCAATAGATACTTCTGGGTTAACTTCGGGTCCAGAAAGTGGAAAACTGAGTTCCAAAcctttgtcatcatcaaaaattGTGCAAGAAAATGCTTCATTAGCAGAAAAGTTGGACAAGAAAACAgcagagagaaaaaggaaacgATCATCTGAGACTGGCTCTTTTTCAGGTCAAAATAAGGGAGGTAAAGGAATAAATGATGTGATGGCAGAAGCCATGCTAGAGATGGTTGCTGCTTCAAAGTTGAGGACAGTTACATTGATACAAACCGATGGCAAATATACTATCACTAATTGCATAAAGGCATTGGATGAGATAGAGCGCATTGATCAAAAGATCTACTTTGCTGCTTTGGACCTGTTTGAGGACCCAAACTTGAGGGAGACATTTATTTCTCTTGGGGGTAATGAGACGCGGTTGACATGGCTGCTGGGAAAGTGTGGTAATGCTACTTCCAGTTAAATCATGGAGGTGGCCTTTGTATAAATCTTAACAGGTATAGGTTTTTTTATAGTGAACTAGTTTTAGTCGTTAGTAACATATGATCCTCTAGTGGTTGGTGAACAAGTTTTAGTTTGTCTGGGACTTGACTTTTTGGTGGTTTAGTAATGACGAAACTGTGCAAGAGGCATGTGTAGAGCAAGTACTACAGGAAGCAGCAGGGCGTGGTTTCATTTGATCTTAAAAGTTGCATTTGACAGCCTGCCTgtcttttagggtttttgaatGTTCCAATTGCAGGGACCTGATAAACGATCTGGTGTTCCATGTTCTCTGCCCAGTGGCAGGATGAGCTCCTGCAGCGCGAATagcttttataatttatttattagtttggTTAATTGAGTTTGTAATCAGGATGCATCTAGATCTCCTTGGATTAGTGCTGGGAAATTCTTTGCTTCAACGAGGGGAAGTAAGTGATACTTTCAGAGGGAACTCTGATTTTTTGTCACCTGGGTGGGATGCTTAAAAAGATGACAACTTTAAAAGCAATTGAggtattactttttatatagaaattgttattattttttagctttaaaaataaaaagtgaaaagttTTTGGAAACCATCACCCATATTTTGATTTCTCAAACGTCTACCTAGACTTTTACTAGAATCTGGGCCTGGTTTTCCTAACTTGGTGGATGAGACCCAGTGGAAATAGATTGTCTAACATGGCCTAAATGCCACTCATAAGACTCATAAGATCGGTTCAAAAATCTACACAGCTTGTTTGAATTTTGGAGCCAGGTCCACGACCAAGCCACGATCTTCTCTGCTGGGGGGAATGCGTGTCTTTGATCTATTTATTGGTCAAAAAACTTGGTCCAGACCATTAAAAAGCTCCCCAACCTCTTTAGCGAAGCTCGCTTTTCACAGCACGTTTAAATGGCATCTCCCATTCCATTACACAACGCAAATGGCTCCAAGAATTAACGCTAATCATTGTGGAAACCAATGTTTTAGCTGAAACAATCCAACTCGTATTATATTGCTTTGTGATGGGTTTTCACCGGTGATGGATCTGTACACATTCTCATTTTGATTCATAGATGTTTAGAAGGCAAATTAATCATTTTCTCCAGTCAAACGATCAACAAGTTGACAATGTACAACTCGATTATGGAACTAAAGCCAAGGGTTTAAGGGGGCATCAGAAAACTGAGTAAATTAATTCCAGTTTGTTCAATTCATTTATCAGAAATAGAGATAAAAACAAAGCAATAAAATACTTGAACTTCTTCGCTTTTGGGTAAATCCTCCTTTCATCTTCTCGATGTTCATTTAGCTTAAAAGCTTGATCTCACTCACAAAATTgcaattataaataaaacataatcaGACCATGGGAAAGGAAAGCATGTCACTCTGATACAATATAATTAATGGAACTCACCCAGACAAATTTTTGTTGCACAGATTACAGCAGGCAGGCATTCCACCAACCATAATGAAATGACCATCCAGCTGATGCAGGAAGCTGAGGCGAGAAGTACACTACCTAAATGCAGGTCCTTGAATTAAGAGGAGCTGTTGCTACTCCAAACACACCCAACCATGATACCCTCTATCTGTTTCTTATggaggttaaaaaaataaccaataaaaagtgttTGGCGGATCCCCCCCTTTGGCTTCTTTACTACAGCTAGCAGGAACCGTATGACATGTTGACAAGAAGTTCAATCCTGCCCCATTAGCACTTGAGTGTTTGTTACCATGACTTTACGAAAAGAGCACAAGCCAACAACTAAAAATTAGATCAGAGTGGAATTCTAACCTGCACAAAGAGGGAACATTGACTTCAATCCCAATTGAGCCAAAATCATGCAGTCTGGTTATGTTTTGACTCAGCACTTTCTCCTTTAAGTTTGTAAAAATCAAGCATTTCTTCTTCCACTGGATGTGTCTTGCCTACTATGACAAGACAATGCAGAGGTGCTCCAAAATCAACCTTGAGCAGCTGCCTCATTGAGCCTGCAACTATCATCTGATCCTCGCTTCCCAGTCGGGCAAAACCAACACAATCAGTGTCTTCACAGAATGCTGCAAGGCATTGCAAGAATTGTGGAAATGTTATAATTACAAATGGATACTCAAATTCTTCCATATATGTTCTCCAAATGCAcaaagaaaacaaggaaaatgtaagcttatcttaaaattttaaatgtaccTGTCTTAGTTCTTCTCTATGATGAATATGTGAAATAAATGCAAATTACAGTAACCctaaagtagaaagaaagtgaccTAAACCATCATATTGTCACCAATTCTATGCCTGCAACTTGCAGGAGAATTATCTTGTTTATAAACAGTTACGAAAACTGAAACAAAATATATTCCCTTATCAAATATgcttaaaattaagaaaatgaaatgtcaAAGCACAAGGCAATTTCACAAGTTCATAAGCCTTACCAGATTCTCCACGCATTTGTTCAACCTCCAAAAGCTGCTCAATGGCAGTGTTTATTGTCATATATCTTGGTGGttcatattgtttttttcctcTGAAAAGTTTGTGAAGCACATATGGGGAAAATAATTAGCCAAAACAGTAAGAAAagattgtaaaattaattttataataaaacttgAAAGAAGGTGCTAAATTGTGAAACTTGAAGCATGTTCAATCATTTTGAATTCACACCTGCATAAAGATTCCAGCGAGGGTTCCTTCACACGTATATCTGTGGTGATAAAACATTTGCAATgagttttaaagttaataacACTAGAATAAAAAGCAGTAATGAGTTCTCACAATAAACCTTTCAGAACCCAAAAAGGTGTTTCTGACCATTTTTACTGGATGAGAAAAGAGCAGAAATTGGagagaacaacaaaaaaatgaGATGTTCCCTTGataataaaacacaaaaaatgcACTGTTTGTTAACTAATGGAATAAATACCATTCAGTGATTACCTAACGCTTTTTTCTAGGTAACTAGCTTCTAAACCTGGTACTTTTAACAGTTGATTAGACAAATGAGCTAGCCAATTAAGGTCTTAGCAAAATAGGATAAGATCCAAGAGGTTCCTACTGGTCTCTTGTTCAAAATTGATGCATAGGCAGGTAAAACATATTATGTTCATATGACACCAATTTTTAGATAACCATGTCAAGTTTGAGATCAAATTTCATTCACTATTAACAGGAGAGATTTTGTAAACAACAAAGTGTAAATGACAGGTGGATCAGGTCAGGAAATGTATTATATTTCATAGGTTCAACAGAAGATATTAGAACTGTTGTGAATGCAAAGATAGTATAGCTCTTTCTTTTTACCAAAAAGAAGGCGTAATAATAGTAATTGAGAGTTGGACTACAATAGCACAACtaaataatatgtttttgtGCAGCTCCAATAGGTCACAACCTATAGAGCAAAGCTAAGGCTTCTGAAAATTGAGAAACTAAAGCTTGACTCACAACATCAGGACACTAGCCTTTAAAACTCACCCAACAAGCAGAGGGTATGCAATCCAAGCACACGATTTCTTTGGATCTTCTCATAAAAGCTGTCAGGTCTCCATGTTTCAGTGAAGAATGGAATGGAAATAGTCTCCCCATAGCGGTAAAGTTGTAAGCCACAAATTCCAATTGCATTCATCACTGATGCATTGTGAACCACCTTGACATCCACCCCCAGTTTCTTTGCTCGAACAACAAGATCAGAGTGTGTTGTAGCTCTGCATTccaaatttcaatattaaattgCTAAAAACAAAAGAGGTTGGAAGTTAGGATAAATACCATAAAAACAACCTTGTGCAACAGAAATATAATTGTCAATGTACAACAGCTAAGTGCAAGTACAATTTcaaattctctatttttttccaAGTAGAACAATGTTGCATCTTCCCAGCTTCAAACAGGGTTTTTAACAGATATAATACATTTTGTAAATGGAATTAAGCACCAACTGGCATCCTGAAAACCATTGGATTGTTTAAGTTATATTGGGCATGCCTGGTCATCCAGTAGAAATCAAAAGAGTTTATCGTATTTCACATAGcattaaaacatataaatttctCGTCTAGAATTGGAGCTATTAAATCCAACAAGAGACAACCTGAGCCACTGCCAGAACTAATTTTAAGGAGAAAATTTATGTTTCACAAAATTTCaccatttcaaattttctaacttGTGCTAATGGTTGACATACTTTGTAATGGAATATTTTAAGGAGATGGATTTGACAATAAAACTACACATACAAAAAGCACTGGCACAAGCCAATTTATAAAGGGCATCCAAACACACCTTTGGTTGGTGAATTTAGATCTCCATTTAAGACTTAATTTGATGAACATTTTACATGATGATGATTACAACATTGACAATCAACTAATTTCCCCACCTCTTatctaatatttcattttctacaCTGCAGAACACTGTAAATTTCAa is drawn from Vitis riparia cultivar Riparia Gloire de Montpellier isolate 1030 chromosome 18, EGFV_Vit.rip_1.0, whole genome shotgun sequence and contains these coding sequences:
- the LOC117906452 gene encoding probable diphthine methyl ester synthase, with amino-acid sequence MLYIIGLGLGDERDITLRGLEAVKKCSKVFIEAYTSLLSFGLSSNGLSTLENLYGKPITLADREMVEEKADDILSDARHSDVGFLVVGDPFGATTHSDLVVRAKKLGVDVKVVHNASVMNAIGICGLQLYRYGETISIPFFTETWRPDSFYEKIQRNRVLGLHTLCLLDIRVKEPSLESLCRGKKQYEPPRYMTINTAIEQLLEVEQMRGESAFCEDTDCVGFARLGSEDQMIVAGSMRQLLKVDFGAPLHCLVIVGKTHPVEEEMLDFYKLKGESAESKHNQTA
- the LOC117906451 gene encoding L10-interacting MYB domain-containing protein-like encodes the protein MDGEANHQPKQERLRTRWTTSLDKIFADLVVKQIQLGNRPNNVFDKKTWNRIRDEFNVQTDLNFNNNQLRKHLDVLRTRYYNLKSAFDQNEYAMDDSCCIGFDLWEDIGPRPDTIKIKDCPIYDQLCMIFTESGADGKYAQSSHYEELDDKSVGIGTAIDTSGLTSGPESGKLSSKPLSSSKIVQENASLAEKLDKKTAERKRKRSSETGSFSGQNKGGKGINDVMAEAMLEMVAASKLRTVTLIQTDGKYTITNCIKALDEIERIDQKIYFAALDLFEDPNLRETFISLGGNETRLTWLLGKCGNATSS